In Carya illinoinensis cultivar Pawnee chromosome 9, C.illinoinensisPawnee_v1, whole genome shotgun sequence, the following are encoded in one genomic region:
- the LOC122276957 gene encoding uncharacterized protein LOC122276957, whose protein sequence is MREKIVVIRKRLAIAQEQQKKYADQRCRELQFDVGSKVFLKIAPMKGIMRFRKKGKLSSRYFGPFDVLERIGATAYRLALPPRLSAIHDVFHISMLREYIPDPTHILEYEPLQVREDLTYEEFPVGILAQRTQVLCKKTISMVKVLWSNHTEKEATWELEEDMKNKYPYLFD, encoded by the coding sequence atgcGTGAAAAGATAGTTGTCATTCGGAAAAGGCTCGCCATTGCACAAGAACAACAGAAAAAGTATGCAGATCAGAGGTGTCGAGAGCTACAATTTGATGTAGGAAGCAAAGTATTCTTGAAAATTGCGCCGATGAAGGGAATCATGAGGTTCAGAAAGAAGGGCAAGTTGAGTTCGAGATATTTTGGACCCTTTGATGTACTGGAGAGGATTGGAGCTACAGCTTATAGGTTGGCTCTTCCACCACGGTTGTCTGCGATTCACGATGTTTTTCACATCTCCATGCTTCGGGAGTATATACCAGATCCGACACACATTTTAGAATACGAACCTCTCCAAGTTCGCGAGGATCTCACCTACGAGGAGTTTCCAGTTGGGATCCTTGCACAAAGGACTCAAGTCCTCTGTAAGAAGACCATTTCGatggtcaaagtactttggaGTAACCATACGGAAAAAGAGGCTACATGGGAACTAGAGGAGGACATGAAGAAcaagtacccatacttgtttgattgA
- the LOC122276406 gene encoding transmembrane protein 184C: MDISTMDPGQLTHFGSAFCVMLTMHFTVQLLSQHLFYWKNPKEQKAIIIIILMAPIYAIDSFVGLLDVQGSKAFFMLLDSIKECYEALVIAKFLALMYSYLNISISKNIVPDGIKGREIHHSFPMTFFQPHVVRLDHRTLKLLKYWTWQFVIIRPLCSVLMITLQLLGMYPSWLSWTFTIILNISASLALYSLVLFYHVFAKELEPHKPLAKFLCIKGIVFFCFWQGVVLEVLAAMGVIRSHHFWLDVEHIEEAIQNVLICLEMVVFSVLHQYAYHVAPYSGEVESMMKNKKKE, encoded by the exons ATGGATATAAGTACAATGGACCCTGGACAACTGACTCACTTTGGATCGGCATTTTGTGTGATGCTTACAATGCACTTCACAGTACAGTTGTTGTCACAACATCTCTTTTACTGGAAGAACCCAAAGGAGCAGAAGgctattataattattatccTCATGGCTCCCATATATGCAATTGACTCATTTGTGGGTTTGTTAGATGTCCAGGGAAGCAAAGCATTCTTCATGCTTTTGGACTCTATTAAGGAATGTTATGAGGCTCTG gtgATTGCTAAGTTCCTGGCTTTGATGTATAGTTACCTGAATATATCTATTAGCAAAAATATTGTGCCAGATGGTATTAAAGGAAGAGAAATTCACCATTCATTCCCAATGACTTTTTTTCAG CCTCATGTTGTGCGACTGGATCACCGTACCCTTAAGCTCCTCAAGTATTGGACATGGCAGTTTGTCATCATCCGCCCACTTTGTTCTGTCTTGATGATAACACTACAATTACTTGGCATGTACCCCAGTTGGTTGAGCTGGACATTCACCATCATTCTCAACATTTCAGCTTCACTGGCCTTATATTCTCTAGTTCTCTTTTACCATGTGTTTGCAAAGGAACTTGAACCACACAAGCCACTTGCAAAGTTTCTGTGTATCAAGGGGATTGTCTTCTTCTGCTTTTGGCAG GGAGTTGTGCTTGAAGTACTAGCTGCAATGGGTGTTATTCGATCTCATCATTTTTGGTTAGACGTGGAGCACATTGAAGAAGCTATACAGAATGTGTTGATATGTTTGGAGATGGTTGTGTTTTCTGTTCTCCATCAATATGCATACCATGTTGCACCTTACAGTGGAGAAGTTGAATCtatgatgaaaaataagaagaaggaGTGA